The Amycolatopsis mongoliensis genome includes a window with the following:
- a CDS encoding NAD(P)/FAD-dependent oxidoreductase, which yields MDVVVVGGGLAGLSAARRLCGAGAEVTVLEAGDDVGGRVRTDVADGFRFDRGFQVLLPAYPALRRLADVGALRPRPFTRGTIAMTGSGRRWLAGPWHGLPAVRGAAGFLAGRPADGARMAVLAARDVLKADRADTGRSTAEELRRWGLTRSTVEEVLRPFLAGVFLDRELATSGRLFHLIWRSFLRGGGVLPAEGMQALPRQLAAGLPVRTGVEVDAITEDGVRTRDGEDIRARAVVVATDGDTAARLLPGVEAPAWHAVTTFYYRAGASPLRSPTLLVDGLDELLLTTAVLSEVAPGYAPPGSALITASVPDRADPGLEPRVRQRLARIHDTDTRGWELLRTYAIPKALPVFGPGAPLRRPVRVGPGRYVCGDHRDTPSVQGALVSGQRAAAAVLADLVA from the coding sequence ATGGACGTCGTGGTCGTGGGTGGCGGGCTGGCGGGGTTGAGCGCGGCGCGGCGGCTGTGCGGGGCCGGGGCGGAGGTCACGGTGCTGGAGGCGGGCGACGACGTCGGCGGCCGGGTGCGTACCGACGTCGCCGACGGGTTCCGCTTCGACCGCGGGTTCCAGGTGCTGCTGCCCGCGTACCCGGCGTTGCGGCGGCTGGCCGACGTCGGCGCGTTGCGGCCGCGGCCGTTCACGCGCGGCACGATCGCGATGACCGGCTCGGGACGCCGGTGGCTCGCCGGACCGTGGCACGGCCTGCCCGCGGTGCGCGGCGCGGCCGGGTTCCTCGCGGGCCGGCCCGCCGACGGCGCGCGGATGGCGGTGCTCGCGGCCCGGGACGTGCTGAAAGCCGACCGCGCCGACACCGGGCGCAGCACCGCCGAGGAGTTGCGCCGCTGGGGGCTGACGCGGTCCACGGTCGAGGAGGTGCTGCGGCCGTTCCTCGCCGGGGTGTTCCTCGACCGGGAGCTGGCGACGTCGGGCCGGCTGTTCCACCTGATCTGGCGCAGCTTCCTGCGCGGCGGGGGCGTGTTGCCGGCCGAGGGCATGCAGGCCCTGCCCCGGCAACTGGCCGCCGGGCTGCCGGTCCGCACGGGCGTCGAGGTCGACGCGATCACCGAGGACGGCGTCCGCACGCGCGACGGCGAAGACATCCGTGCGCGAGCCGTGGTGGTGGCGACCGACGGCGACACGGCCGCCCGGCTGCTGCCCGGCGTCGAGGCCCCGGCCTGGCACGCGGTGACGACCTTCTACTACCGCGCCGGCGCGTCCCCGCTGCGGTCCCCGACGCTGCTGGTCGACGGCCTCGACGAGCTGCTGCTCACCACGGCTGTGCTCAGCGAGGTGGCGCCGGGTTACGCCCCGCCCGGATCGGCGTTGATCACCGCTTCGGTGCCCGACCGCGCCGATCCCGGTCTGGAGCCCCGGGTGCGGCAGCGGCTGGCGCGGATCCACGACACCGACACGCGGGGGTGGGAGCTGCTGCGGACGTACGCGATCCCGAAGGCGCTGCCGGTGTTCGGCCCCGGCGCGCCGCTGCGGCGTCCGGTCCGGGTCGGTCCCGGGCGGTACGTCTGCGGCGATCACCGCGACACGCCGTCGGTGCAGGGCGCCCTCGTGTCGGGTCAGCGGGCGGCGGCCGCGGTGCTGGCCGACCTGGTGGCGTGA
- a CDS encoding group I truncated hemoglobin, whose amino-acid sequence MSTTTGTVIMTTIYERIGGEEALVAVVDDFYERVLADAELAAFFEGTGMPRLKGMQVAFFAAALGGPDEYRGRSMKDVHRGRGIGRHHFDLVAKYLADSLLAAGVPEETTQAIIGAVAPLSADIVAPGQPGGA is encoded by the coding sequence GTGTCCACCACGACCGGGACGGTGATCATGACGACCATCTACGAGCGGATCGGCGGCGAGGAAGCCCTCGTCGCCGTGGTCGACGACTTCTACGAGCGCGTACTGGCCGACGCCGAACTGGCGGCGTTCTTCGAGGGGACCGGCATGCCGCGGCTGAAAGGCATGCAGGTCGCCTTCTTCGCCGCCGCGCTCGGCGGTCCCGACGAATACCGCGGCCGGTCGATGAAGGACGTGCACCGGGGCCGCGGCATCGGCCGGCACCACTTCGACCTCGTGGCGAAGTACCTCGCGGACTCCTTGCTCGCCGCGGGTGTGCCCGAAGAGACCACGCAGGCGATCATCGGGGCCGTCGCGCCGTTGTCCGCGGACATCGTCGCGCCGGGGCAGCCGGGAGGTGCGTGA
- a CDS encoding discoidin domain-containing protein has protein sequence MATLAAALAVAVLGFAAPSATAADSLISQGKPVTASSVENAGTPASAAVDGTTGTRWSSQFSDPQWIQVDLGGPATVSQVVLRREAAYVTAYQIQLSDNGSTWSTVYQTTTGTGGTQTLNVTGSGRYVRLSTTA, from the coding sequence TTGGCGACGCTCGCGGCCGCCCTCGCGGTCGCCGTGCTCGGTTTCGCCGCGCCGTCGGCGACCGCGGCGGACAGTCTCATCTCGCAAGGAAAGCCCGTCACGGCGTCCTCCGTGGAGAACGCCGGAACCCCCGCGTCCGCCGCGGTGGACGGCACCACCGGCACCCGCTGGTCCTCGCAGTTCAGCGATCCACAGTGGATCCAGGTCGACCTCGGCGGGCCGGCGACGGTCAGCCAGGTCGTGCTGCGCCGGGAAGCCGCCTATGTCACGGCTTACCAGATCCAGTTGTCCGACAACGGTTCCACATGGTCCACTGTGTACCAGACCACGACCGGGACCGGTGGCACGCAGACGCTGAACGTGACCGGATCGGGCCGGTACGTGCGCCTCTCCACGACCGCGTGA
- a CDS encoding TetR/AcrR family transcriptional regulator, translating into MTKRRTDGLSKELIVKAAKELLDDGGETALTFRALTTHLTTGYGAIYHHVANKSDLLAAATDDVIASVMTGVVVDAEPREALRTVALGLFDAIDAHPWVGAQLSREPWRPALLAVYERIGGLLDALGVPERALFDAAGALVNYVLGVAGQNAANARVLTLGEADRSAFLAKVAAQWADLDPERYPFVHKASAQLREHDDRDQFLAGVDIFLAGIATLR; encoded by the coding sequence ATGACGAAGAGGCGCACCGACGGGCTCTCCAAGGAGCTGATCGTCAAGGCCGCGAAAGAGCTCCTCGACGACGGCGGCGAAACCGCGCTGACCTTCCGGGCGCTCACCACCCACCTGACCACCGGCTACGGCGCGATCTACCACCACGTGGCGAACAAGAGCGACCTGCTCGCGGCGGCCACCGACGACGTCATCGCGAGCGTCATGACCGGCGTCGTCGTCGACGCGGAGCCGCGGGAAGCGCTGCGCACCGTCGCACTGGGCCTCTTCGACGCGATCGACGCGCACCCCTGGGTCGGCGCGCAGCTCTCGCGGGAGCCATGGCGCCCCGCGCTGCTGGCGGTCTACGAGCGCATCGGCGGCCTGCTCGACGCGCTCGGCGTGCCCGAGCGAGCGCTCTTCGACGCCGCGGGCGCGCTCGTGAACTACGTCCTCGGCGTCGCCGGGCAGAACGCCGCGAACGCCCGGGTCCTGACCCTCGGCGAGGCGGACCGATCGGCCTTCCTGGCCAAGGTCGCCGCGCAGTGGGCGGACCTCGACCCGGAGCGATATCCGTTCGTGCACAAGGCGTCGGCGCAGCTGCGCGAGCACGACGACCGCGACCAGTTCCTCGCCGGCGTCGACATCTTCCTGGCCGGGATCGCCACCCTCCGCTAG
- a CDS encoding FAD-dependent oxidoreductase: MTVTIIGAGLGGLVLARVLHRRGIPVTVYEAEPSPAARRQGGMLDIHPWNGQPALEAAGLIEGFRELVLPGRESYRVVDRNGTVLADRPDDGTGERPEVQRGELRRLLLDSLPHGSVQWGRKVTGVRALGSGCHEVSLADGTNVVTSLLVGADGAWSRVRPVLSDARPSYVGFTVVETFLFDADTRHPAAAKVVGAGSLFALAPGKGILAHRESGGTLHAYTQLRKPSDWLDGTDPVRVIEEFAGWAPELTALITDSDVPPVVRRLFTLPAGHRWDRVPGVTLLGDAAHLMPPNGEGANLAMLDGAELGQALTAHPDDVETALAEYEEAMFERAAAEADDEDIYAVMFGDDAPRSMAALLTGAE, translated from the coding sequence ATGACCGTCACGATCATCGGAGCGGGCCTCGGCGGCCTGGTGCTGGCCCGCGTCCTGCACCGGCGCGGCATCCCGGTCACGGTCTACGAGGCGGAGCCTTCACCGGCCGCGCGCCGCCAGGGCGGGATGCTCGACATCCACCCGTGGAACGGTCAGCCGGCGCTCGAGGCGGCCGGCCTGATCGAGGGGTTCCGCGAGCTGGTCCTGCCGGGCCGCGAGTCCTACCGGGTCGTCGACCGGAACGGAACCGTGCTGGCCGACCGGCCCGACGACGGAACGGGCGAGCGCCCCGAAGTCCAGCGCGGCGAGCTGCGGCGGCTGCTGCTGGACTCGCTGCCGCACGGCAGCGTTCAGTGGGGTCGCAAGGTCACCGGCGTGCGGGCGCTCGGCTCAGGGTGCCACGAGGTGAGCCTGGCCGACGGCACGAACGTCGTCACGAGCCTGCTCGTCGGCGCGGACGGCGCGTGGTCGCGAGTGCGTCCCGTGCTCTCCGACGCGCGTCCTTCGTACGTCGGCTTCACGGTCGTCGAGACATTCCTGTTCGACGCAGACACCCGTCATCCCGCGGCCGCGAAGGTGGTCGGCGCCGGGTCGCTGTTCGCGCTGGCGCCGGGCAAGGGAATCCTGGCACACCGCGAAAGTGGCGGAACACTGCACGCGTACACGCAGCTGCGGAAGCCATCGGACTGGCTCGACGGCACCGATCCCGTGCGGGTCATCGAGGAGTTCGCCGGCTGGGCTCCCGAGCTGACCGCGCTGATCACCGACAGCGACGTGCCGCCGGTCGTGCGGCGCCTCTTCACGCTGCCGGCCGGGCACCGCTGGGACCGCGTGCCGGGAGTGACCCTCCTCGGCGACGCGGCCCACTTGATGCCCCCGAACGGCGAAGGAGCCAACCTGGCGATGCTGGACGGCGCCGAGCTCGGCCAAGCGCTGACGGCGCACCCGGACGACGTGGAGACGGCGCTCGCGGAGTACGAAGAGGCGATGTTCGAGCGCGCGGCCGCGGAAGCGGACGACGAGGACATCTACGCGGTCATGTTCGGCGATGACGCACCCCGCAGCATGGCCGCCCTGCTGACCGGGGCCGAGTAG
- the miaB gene encoding tRNA (N6-isopentenyl adenosine(37)-C2)-methylthiotransferase MiaB has translation MTENQAPRAYQIRTFGCQMNVHDSERLAGQLEDAGYTPVEDGAKPDLIVFNTCAVRENADNKLYGTLGHLRPDKVANPDLQIAVGGCLAQKDRGEIVKRAPWVDVVFGTHNIGSLPTLLERARHNAEAEVEILESLETFPSTLPARRESSYASWVSVSVGCNNTCTFCIVPALRGKERDRRPGEILAEVEALVAEGVLEVTLLGQNVNSYGVEFGDRLAFGKLLRATGTIDGLERVRFTSPHPAAFTSDVIEAMAETPNVCHQLHMPLQSGSDRVLREMKRSYRSARFLKILDEVRAAMPDAAITTDIIVGFPGETEEDFQATLDVVEQARFSSAFTFQYSIRPGTPAATMPDQLPKAVVQERYERLVELQNAISWEENKKIIGRRVELLVAAGEGRKDAETHRMSGRARDGRLVHFTPAGSQVDRAVRPGDVVETVVTYGAPHHLVADGDLLSHRRTRAGDNAEAGLRPKTSGVTLGLPGFGAPAARPEPVSGCAL, from the coding sequence ATGACCGAGAACCAGGCACCCAGGGCGTACCAGATCCGTACCTTCGGCTGCCAGATGAACGTGCACGACTCCGAGCGGCTCGCCGGGCAGCTCGAGGACGCCGGGTACACCCCCGTCGAAGACGGGGCGAAGCCCGACTTGATCGTGTTCAACACCTGCGCCGTCCGGGAGAACGCGGACAACAAGCTCTACGGCACCCTCGGGCACCTGCGTCCGGACAAGGTCGCCAACCCCGACCTGCAGATCGCCGTCGGGGGGTGCCTCGCGCAGAAGGACCGCGGGGAGATCGTCAAGCGGGCCCCGTGGGTCGACGTCGTCTTCGGCACCCACAACATCGGGTCGCTGCCGACGCTGCTGGAGCGCGCCCGGCACAACGCCGAGGCCGAGGTCGAGATCCTCGAATCGCTCGAGACCTTCCCCTCGACGCTGCCCGCGCGCCGCGAGTCCTCCTACGCGAGCTGGGTGTCCGTTTCGGTCGGGTGCAACAACACCTGCACCTTCTGCATCGTCCCCGCCCTGCGCGGCAAGGAACGCGACCGGCGGCCCGGCGAGATCCTCGCCGAGGTCGAGGCGCTCGTCGCCGAGGGCGTGCTCGAGGTCACACTGCTCGGCCAGAACGTGAACTCCTACGGCGTCGAGTTCGGCGACCGGCTGGCCTTCGGGAAGCTGCTGCGGGCGACCGGCACCATCGACGGCCTGGAACGGGTGCGCTTCACCTCGCCGCACCCGGCCGCGTTCACCTCCGACGTCATCGAAGCGATGGCCGAGACGCCGAACGTCTGCCACCAGCTGCACATGCCTCTGCAGTCCGGGTCCGACCGGGTGCTGCGCGAGATGAAGCGGTCCTATCGCTCGGCGCGCTTCCTGAAGATCCTCGACGAGGTCCGCGCGGCGATGCCGGACGCGGCCATCACCACCGACATCATCGTCGGCTTCCCCGGCGAGACCGAGGAGGACTTCCAGGCGACCCTGGACGTCGTCGAGCAGGCCCGCTTCTCCAGCGCCTTCACCTTCCAGTACTCGATCCGCCCCGGTACGCCGGCCGCGACGATGCCGGATCAGCTGCCCAAGGCCGTCGTGCAGGAGCGCTACGAACGCCTGGTCGAGCTGCAGAACGCGATCTCCTGGGAAGAGAACAAGAAGATCATCGGGCGCCGGGTCGAGCTGCTCGTCGCCGCGGGCGAGGGCCGCAAGGACGCCGAGACGCACCGGATGAGCGGCCGCGCCCGCGACGGCCGCCTGGTGCACTTCACGCCGGCCGGTTCCCAGGTCGACCGGGCGGTCCGCCCGGGCGACGTCGTCGAGACGGTCGTGACCTACGGTGCCCCGCACCACCTGGTCGCCGACGGCGACCTGCTGTCCCACCGGCGGACGCGCGCCGGCGACAACGCGGAGGCGGGGCTCCGGCCGAAGACGAGCGGCGTCACGCTGGGCTTGCCGGGCTTCGGTGCCCCGGCCGCCCGGCCGGAGCCGGTGAGCGGGTGTGCGCTGTGA
- a CDS encoding Rv2732c family membrane protein, with product MTESKGNGELAELAAEIDEVGDRASRTVELGRRGFTIAVFSFVLLICLVLPWVGEHAGWQVLAGEGGGIPQLFAATSTGVGILASALALVTRRWWLAWVCAAGGWFASVDGLLAIWSQQSSHASGAAGGGPGFGLIIAWIAMICLAVSWMRTAFSRS from the coding sequence GTGACGGAGTCCAAGGGCAACGGCGAGCTGGCCGAGCTGGCCGCCGAAATCGACGAGGTGGGTGACCGCGCGTCGCGCACGGTGGAGCTGGGCCGCCGCGGGTTCACCATCGCCGTGTTCTCGTTCGTGCTGCTGATCTGCCTGGTCCTGCCGTGGGTCGGCGAGCACGCGGGCTGGCAGGTGCTGGCCGGCGAGGGCGGCGGCATCCCGCAGCTGTTCGCGGCGACGTCGACCGGCGTCGGCATCCTCGCCTCGGCGCTGGCGCTGGTGACGCGCCGGTGGTGGCTGGCCTGGGTGTGCGCCGCCGGCGGCTGGTTCGCCTCGGTGGACGGGCTGCTGGCCATCTGGTCGCAGCAGTCGTCGCACGCCAGCGGAGCCGCGGGCGGCGGACCCGGCTTCGGCCTGATCATCGCCTGGATCGCGATGATCTGCCTCGCGGTGTCGTGGATGCGGACCGCGTTCTCGCGCTCTTAG
- a CDS encoding DUF349 domain-containing protein, producing MAQENTSTGTPAPHPVPHALHAGHAAPPVPLAEPTPSTWGRIDDEGTVYVITAEGERAVGVWQAGSPDEGLVHYARRFDDVRTEVELLETRLASGAGDPKHALSSATQIRDGLAEAALVGDLAALAARLEYVIGHAEKALASAKQEREVARAAAVARKQELAEEAEKIAADSTQWKAAGDRLRAILDEWKTVKGVDRKTDDELWKRFSKAREGFNRRRGSHFAELDKQRASAKQRKEELIAEAEAISESEDWGETAGRYKDLMTEWKAAGRAPKDSDEALWQRFRAAQDKFFARRSAVFSERDAEFTQNATRKEELLVEAEKIDAGANLEAAKNALRKIQEQWDEIGKVPRERIRELDGRLKAVQDAVKSAEDSRWRRTDPEAQARAAQFRERVEQFESQAAKARAAGDERRAKKADEQAAQWREWLQAAEAAVADR from the coding sequence ATGGCCCAGGAGAACACTTCCACCGGTACCCCGGCCCCGCACCCGGTGCCGCACGCGCTGCACGCCGGGCACGCCGCCCCGCCCGTGCCCCTCGCCGAGCCCACCCCGTCCACCTGGGGCCGCATCGATGACGAAGGCACCGTCTACGTCATCACCGCCGAGGGGGAACGCGCGGTCGGCGTCTGGCAGGCGGGCAGCCCCGACGAGGGCCTGGTGCACTACGCCCGCCGCTTCGACGACGTGCGCACCGAGGTCGAGCTGCTGGAGACCCGGCTGGCCTCCGGGGCCGGCGACCCGAAGCACGCGCTGTCGAGCGCCACCCAGATCCGGGACGGGCTGGCCGAGGCCGCCCTGGTCGGCGACCTGGCCGCGCTCGCCGCGCGGCTGGAGTACGTCATCGGGCACGCCGAGAAGGCGCTGGCCAGCGCCAAGCAGGAGCGCGAGGTGGCCCGCGCGGCCGCCGTCGCCCGGAAGCAGGAGCTGGCCGAAGAGGCCGAGAAGATCGCCGCCGACTCCACCCAGTGGAAGGCGGCGGGCGACCGGCTGCGCGCGATCCTCGACGAGTGGAAGACGGTCAAGGGCGTCGACCGCAAGACCGACGACGAGCTGTGGAAGCGGTTCTCGAAGGCCCGGGAGGGGTTCAACCGGCGGCGCGGGTCGCACTTCGCGGAGCTCGACAAGCAGCGCGCCTCGGCCAAGCAGCGCAAGGAAGAGCTCATCGCCGAGGCTGAGGCCATCAGCGAGTCCGAGGACTGGGGCGAGACCGCGGGCCGCTACAAGGACCTGATGACCGAGTGGAAGGCCGCCGGCCGCGCGCCCAAGGACAGCGACGAGGCGCTGTGGCAGCGGTTCCGCGCGGCGCAGGACAAGTTCTTCGCCCGCCGGTCCGCGGTGTTCTCCGAGCGCGACGCGGAGTTCACGCAGAACGCGACCCGCAAGGAAGAGCTGCTGGTCGAGGCCGAGAAGATCGACGCGGGCGCGAACCTGGAAGCCGCGAAGAACGCGCTGCGCAAGATCCAGGAGCAGTGGGACGAGATCGGCAAGGTCCCGCGCGAGCGGATCCGCGAGCTCGACGGCCGGCTGAAGGCCGTCCAGGACGCGGTCAAGTCCGCCGAAGACAGCCGCTGGCGCCGCACCGACCCGGAGGCGCAGGCCCGGGCCGCGCAGTTCCGCGAGCGCGTCGAGCAGTTCGAGTCCCAGGCGGCCAAGGCCCGCGCGGCGGGCGACGAGCGTCGCGCGAAGAAGGCCGACGAGCAGGCCGCGCAGTGGCGCGAGTGGCTCCAGGCCGCGGAGGCCGCGGTCGCCGACCGCTGA
- the miaA gene encoding tRNA (adenosine(37)-N6)-dimethylallyltransferase MiaA: protein MTSPAAPPETRPVAVVGPTATGKTALAVELALELGGEVVNADALQLYRGMDIGTAKATEAERRGVPHHLLDVLDVTETASVAAYQRDARAEIERLLAAGKVPVLAGGSGLYVQAVLDDLRFPGTDPAVRARLDAEAVSLGTPALYTRLGERDPAAAAAILPTNTRRIVRALEVIEITGEPFSANLPKPGPARYGTVVIGVDREPGGLDERVNERVRRMFEAGLVDEVRGLVKDGLREGKTASRALGYQQVLAELDGEGDFEAAAAATAQATRRFVRKQRSWFRRDKRIHWFDGAETGLAARVLDTLGR from the coding sequence GTGACCAGCCCCGCCGCGCCGCCCGAGACCCGTCCCGTGGCGGTGGTCGGGCCGACGGCCACCGGCAAGACCGCGCTGGCCGTGGAGCTGGCGCTGGAGCTGGGCGGCGAGGTCGTCAACGCCGACGCGCTGCAGCTCTACCGGGGGATGGACATCGGCACCGCCAAGGCCACCGAGGCCGAGCGCCGCGGCGTCCCGCACCACCTGCTCGACGTGCTGGACGTGACCGAGACGGCATCCGTCGCGGCCTACCAGCGCGACGCGCGCGCCGAGATCGAGCGGCTCCTGGCCGCGGGCAAGGTGCCGGTGCTGGCCGGCGGATCCGGCCTCTACGTCCAGGCCGTGCTCGACGACCTGCGGTTCCCGGGCACCGACCCGGCCGTGCGCGCCCGGCTGGACGCGGAGGCGGTCTCGCTCGGCACCCCCGCGTTGTACACCCGGCTGGGGGAACGGGACCCGGCCGCCGCGGCCGCGATCCTGCCGACCAACACGCGCCGGATCGTGCGCGCCCTCGAGGTCATCGAGATCACCGGCGAGCCGTTCTCGGCGAACCTGCCCAAGCCCGGCCCGGCTCGCTACGGGACCGTCGTGATCGGCGTCGACCGGGAGCCCGGGGGGCTCGACGAGCGCGTGAACGAGCGCGTCCGGCGGATGTTCGAGGCCGGGCTGGTCGACGAGGTCCGCGGGCTCGTGAAGGACGGCCTGCGCGAGGGGAAGACGGCGTCGCGCGCGCTCGGCTATCAGCAGGTGCTCGCCGAGCTCGACGGCGAAGGCGACTTCGAGGCGGCCGCCGCGGCGACGGCGCAGGCCACGCGGCGCTTCGTCCGGAAGCAACGGTCCTGGTTCCGGCGGGACAAGCGGATCCACTGGTTCGACGGCGCGGAGACCGGGCTGGCCGCACGCGTCCTGGATACCCTGGGCCGGTAA
- the dapF gene encoding diaminopimelate epimerase — protein sequence MGGIEFLKGHGTQNDFVLLPDAAGRLELTEARVAALCDRHRGLGADGVLRVVRAAALDVPSEGEWFMDYRNADGSIAEMCGNGTRVFARYLVDSGLAAEGEFVVGTRAGDRPVVVHPDRSVTVRMGPATITGTSVTVVAGRPFSGVAVNVGNPHLVSLIDDDVADLDLRDQPDFDHDVFPHGVNFEFVNRLGEGGLRMRVHERGVGETRACGTGTVAAVAAALHLAGTDTGASTVDIPGGRVEVTVSRGDSTLSGPAEIVARGEIDEAWWAAAGS from the coding sequence ATGGGCGGAATCGAGTTCCTCAAGGGGCATGGCACGCAAAACGACTTCGTGCTGCTCCCCGACGCGGCGGGCCGCCTCGAGCTGACCGAGGCGAGGGTCGCCGCGCTGTGCGACCGCCACCGCGGCCTCGGGGCCGACGGCGTGCTGCGCGTCGTCCGCGCCGCCGCGCTCGACGTGCCGTCCGAGGGCGAGTGGTTCATGGACTACCGCAACGCCGACGGGTCGATCGCCGAGATGTGCGGCAACGGCACCCGCGTCTTCGCCCGCTACCTGGTCGATTCGGGCCTGGCGGCCGAAGGCGAGTTCGTCGTCGGCACCCGCGCCGGCGACCGCCCGGTGGTGGTGCACCCGGACCGCTCGGTGACCGTCCGGATGGGCCCGGCGACGATCACCGGCACGTCGGTGACGGTGGTGGCCGGCCGGCCGTTTTCGGGCGTGGCGGTGAACGTCGGCAACCCGCACCTGGTGTCGCTGATCGACGACGACGTCGCGGACCTGGACCTGCGCGACCAGCCCGACTTCGACCACGACGTCTTCCCGCACGGGGTCAACTTCGAGTTCGTCAACCGCCTCGGTGAAGGCGGGCTGCGGATGCGCGTGCACGAGCGCGGCGTGGGGGAGACCCGGGCGTGCGGCACGGGCACGGTGGCCGCGGTGGCCGCGGCGCTCCACCTGGCGGGCACGGACACCGGAGCGTCCACAGTGGACATCCCGGGCGGCCGGGTCGAGGTGACGGTGTCCCGCGGCGATTCGACGCTGTCGGGTCCCGCGGAGATCGTGGCGCGCGGCGAAATCGACGAAGCCTGGTGGGCCGCCGCCGGTTCCTGA